The Vigna angularis cultivar LongXiaoDou No.4 chromosome 9, ASM1680809v1, whole genome shotgun sequence DNA window tggttatttttttttctggttggTTTTCGAAGTGGAATTGCTTGTGATTTTTGAAACGTGGTGTTAGTTGTATGATTTGTTAATGTTATTCCTTGGTGCAGGTTTCCAAGTATGCCACTCCCTGGGTGGTGGAACTGGATCAGGAATGGGTACCCTGTTGATTTCTAAGATAAGGGAAGAATACCCAGATAGGATGATGCTTACTTTCTCAGTTTTTCCTTCGCCTAAGGTTTCTGATACTGTGGTGGAACCCTACAATGCCACTCTCTCAGTTCACCAGCTTGTTGAAAATGCAGATGAGTGCATGGTGCTAGATAATGAAGCCTTGTACGACATTTGCTTCCGTACCCTCAAGCTAACAACTCCGAGCTGTAAGCTTTTACAATATCCACCTAACCCTGTTTACAATTAATTTTAGGCTGCGTTCTATTGTTTAACGAGAATATTGACCGTGTTGTTTTTACATTCTTGTGCAGTTGGTGACTTGAACCATTTGATCTCAGCAACCATGTCTGGGGTCACCTGTTGTTTACGTTTCCCTGGTCAACTTAACTCTGATCTGAGAAAGCTTGCGGTGAACCTCATTCCCTTCCCCCGCCTCCACTTTTTCATGGTGGGATTTGCTCCATTGACATCCCGTGGCTCCCAGCAGTACAGGGCTCTGAGTGTTCCAGAACTCACACAGCAAATGTGGGATGCCAAGAACATGATGTGCGCTGCTGACCCTCGCCATGGCCGATACCTCACTGCCTCAGCCATGTTTAGAGGCAAAATGAGTACCAAGGAGGTTGATGAACAGATGATCAATGTGCAGAACAAGAACTCCTCATACTTTGTTGAATGGATTCCCAACAATGTGAAATCCACAGTTTGTGACATTCCCCCCACAGGCTTGAAGATGGCCTCCACATTCATTGGCAACTCTACTTCTATTCAGGAAATGTTCCGCAGAGTGAGTGAACAATTCACTGCTATGTTCAGGAGAAAGGCTTTCTTGCATTGGTACACTGGTGAAGGCATGGATGAGATGGAGTTCACTGAGGCCGAAAGCAACATGAATGATCTTGTATCGGAGTATCAACAGTACCAGGATGCCACTGCTGAGGATGATGAGTacgaggaggaagaggaggaggaagagtaTAATGCACATGAAATATGATTTTGATGTTAGTGTAATGCGGTGAAAATGAGAATAGCATAACATGCCGCAACTTCCTGTTGCCGGTTAATTGTTCCTTTTTGAGGGGATGGTTATTGTCCGGCTCGATCTGTTACTGTTCTATATCAAACAGGCTATGatgtttttgtttctgtttttatgtAACCTGTTGGTAGGGAAGAAAGACAATATAAACCGCTATTGCTTTCAGATTTTAATCCATCGTAATATCGATAATTAGTTTTAACTTGTTAGCACCTTGCAAGTTATATGCATATGAATGCACCTTGCATATGCATATGAATGACTCTGCTGTATGAATGGGACACTATTTACTGCTGCTCCTAAAAAGGTTATTCGACCAACTCAGACTGGTTAATACTGCTGTGATAAGTTCGAAATGAATGTTGAGATAACTTGTGGGGGGAAATTGTGGGAGCGTTTTTTTGGAAGTCCTTGTCAAGTCAATTCTAATTAAAGAATACTTTAtgattaaattcaaatttttgagcTACCATGTTAAGTCAAGTCAATTCTAATTAAAGAATACTTTAtgattaaattcaaatttttgagcTACCatgttaaaatttgaaatttaggCTACCAAAGAAAAGTTCGTCGGGTGGTAAATGTTtctcagaaaaagaaaaagctttGCGTGTTTGAATTGTATTACAGCTCTGAAATTACATCTCAACTCAGCAACCAATACTCTTAGCAATTTATCCTACCCTTTTGTCCtctattatatttcttttgaagATATTCGATATTTTGAAAGATCGATATTCTTAAAATACAGTGTTAAATGGGAGGGGGTAGGGAGACGAACCATAATTATGTTATAGCAAGTTATTTATACCACCAAATCATAACATTCATTTCACTGCATGAGTGTTCTAAATTCTCAGTTTATAATTTCTCTTGTCTGAATAATGTCAGACAAGACCAGATACTTCAATATCCTGTAAAATGGGTGAAAGCATTTcttttaaagatatttgagaCCCTTGAAATACAGTGGCACAAAGCTACTGTTGTAGAGGGTGGGATAAGAAGGGGTAATTTCTCTTCAATGGAAAGTAAACGTAAGTCGTAAGAGAAGTATGTTCATTACCAAAGAATATGCCCGAGGAAATTCATTAGCATAGTTGATTGTGATATCTTCATACAACAAAATCAATGTAAGCAACATTATATAGTTCATTAATAACCTTAAATTGGGCATTTTTCAAAAAACTAAGCAATCTTTAACACAGTTGGATAAACAATAGACGTCAGAAAAACCAAAAGTAAGCAATCTTTACCAAGACTGCTACAATAGAGCAAAACCTAAATACAAGacaaactaatttataaacacAAGCTTCCAACCTCTTCCCTCACGAGGTTCTAATTCTTACTGTCTTGGATGGTTTTATCTACAACAATTTTGACTTTCCTATACTCAACATCTACAGGTTGCATAACAGTCTCCTCTGGCACTACTGCACGTTTATTACCAAAGATGGTCCACAAGTAAAGCACGATAAATGCTGTCAAAGCTCCACATCCAGTACCAAATATCATTGCAGCAAGAACTCTTAAGAAGCAGTCACTCCTTTGTTTAACCACCGGACTTTCAGTGCTTTTAACAAACACCTTTGGATCCAGAGGCTCTGAATGCATTGAATGTGGAAAACTCCTCAGAACAAAGCTCCATGAATAGAGAAAGCATGCTTGAGAATAATTCCCCTTCACAGAACTAAAACCCGCAAACATTTCATTCTCCTTCAACACATTTGACAAGTCAATTGAGCGCCATAGCAGTGGAACAGAAGGCCTTGATTTTCCATGCTGACTCAATCTAACTTCTAAGCGCCTAGAACTAGCTTCATAGTCAATCCAAGCATGCATATTTTCTCCACTTGTTAAAGCCAATTTGTTACTTATTTTAGCAACAACTGAACCACCAACATTAATGGTCACATTACAAGCAGAAGAAACCCCATTTCTACCACCCTCTGAAGCACTAAACTCAACAGCAATAACTTCAAAATTTCTATCATTTAACCCAGAAGAACTTTGATAAAACACATCACTTACAGAACCCTTTGGAACCATAACAAAAGCCAAACCGCCCCCCATGTCCGGGGAGATTGAAAATGCAAAGTAAGTAGAAATTGACACTAATTGTCTTGGCTTACCTTGAAAAAGCTTGATGGGTTTCTTGTACATGACTCTCCCAGTGTCTGAACTCCCAGAACCAGAGAAATGAATCCCAGACCCGTCATTGAACACTTTTGCATTACCATAAAGGGCGACGTTGGGCTTAAATTTCAGATCTTTACCAAATTCAGCGTAAGAAAACAAAGGAATCGGGTCAAATGCTAGGGTTTTGAAGAATAAAATGGAGAAAGTGAAGACCCTGAAGTAATTGGAAGTAGAAGGTGCTGCCATAATTGAAGTGGGTGGTTTTTGGTTTGAGATGAATGAATTAATCTTGCTGGCGTGAGACTCTAGGGTTGGTGGGTTGATCCCATTAGCATCAAAAGGTAGAATCTGTGATTTTTAGGGGCAGATTGAAGAGAAAGCAGATgaagaaagaaagcaaaatttaatacattttactGGATTCTGCAACTTGGTGGTTCGCTTTTTCTGAGTGGCGGATGACCAAGGGAATATAATAAAAAGcaagttttctaaaaaataaaacaatgtttttgttttcttttcttttgcaatttgaggctttccttttccaataatcTCCATGTGAACTCACAATCACAGCCATAAATAAGTTCGTTCATAAAAAcaggtttaatttttttttcttttctaaattttggGTTCTTTATGGACCACTCCATAAGTTGTGAATGTGCTTTTAATTTCTGATCTTGGGTGTTAGGTGGTAGAAGTAGATTCCTCGTTTTATCTcgctaataattaattttaacattgtATCCCTGTTAAGTTATTTAAACGTTCTTATTATAacgtattttatatattttaaatataacaaagaTATTATTTGAATAGAAGAAAATTAAGATAAGGTAATTGATGTGACGGAGAGTACCAGAAAGAAAGTGATTTTTCACCAATAGCTTTGTTGAGTGATACAAGTATAATTGTGATTGTTTATGTATCAGCGCTTTCAGAAAATTACACATTTGTTGAGTGATAGAAGTTTATGAGTGAGAATGTACTGGTCTGGAGAAATCCTGAAGACAAGGCTCAAATAAGAAAACGGAAAAAAAACTTAAGCAAATAGGAAAAGTGTATTTTGATGTAAAGTTTcaatttaactcaatttcataaaatcagTATGTAAATTGaagtttatattcatttatgttataaattagttttatttttaattaatgtaaaatttttaacatatttttttttatcgagatatatatatcttaaacatgaaactaaatattaataaataatctaataacGGTACGAGAATAAACTcagtaaatattaataaaaaaaatctaatgtgatatcatattataaaaagGACAAATAACTGTGTAATTCAAATTCAACACTAAAAAGATGAAAACTTtctaaattttaacttaatttattcaACTCTGTCCAATCTGCTTCAATCTAACTCATTctcataattatttaaaaagatagaTAATAAAGTTGTGTAAATCTTACTAAATGAAAACGCAGTCATCCTATTTATGATTACTAAGAcgttatttatgattattttgcAGAAAGGAGCTgataataatttgtattatctTGTTAGACCCTCCACTTCACGAGACACTTTTCTCGTTTTGCGTTAGACAAGGAGAAAGTGGGGCATATGAGTGAGTTGTGGTTGTGCGTCGTGCCCACTCTGGCATGGCCTAACGAACCATCCTCACGCTTCAAACAAATCTTGTCTTCTTCCTAAACTCAACCAACAATTATGCTGTGTTATTATGTTAGTTATTGTGACATTTTCATTCACCAACACCTTTTCCTTCTTCATGTCTTTGGTGGGTGcatttcaatttatttcttaacataaaaaaatcgGCATCATGGAACTTATTCGTATGATCAATCATGCATCtctttttatagttattttggatTAAAAAGGTTACTTGCTTTAACATCTTGCAAAACCTATGCTAGCGACACACTTGGTATTAGTGCATCCAAAGCTgtcatgtaattttattttgttaaggTAAAATATAATCGTTagtgtaatttttattatatatatagatatattaattttaaattatataacttgtttgtatttttagatattattttaaaatatttaaatttaagatagcATTTAAaactgttaattaaaaaaaaagtggagtacataatagaaaataacttaaatttaaaaaaaaaattagacagCATGAAGAGTTTGAAAAATTAGTTTTCATCATTgctttaaaaaaacaaaaattggcATAAAGAAACGAAAATAAActcatgttatatatatatatatatatatatatatatatatatatatatatatatatatatatatatatatatatatatatatatatatataaaatcttttatttttgtatagtGTTCTCTTTGTCCTTCTTTTGGTACTCGTCTTTCATGGACTAATGATAGTTTGCCTACAAAAGACACTTCCACATCTAAGTTAGCCAAGTACATCAAatagtaattaatattataaatatgaaagtaaattatttatctcgataaatatactatttataagataattacGAATTTGTGTGTCTTCACATATATGGGCTTGAGTAGGCTCGTGACCCATTTACTTGATGAGTCAGTTATTTGATTAAGAATGTGCTAAGTTAAAGAATAATACGACATTAGAGTATGACATGCCAGGTTGTAGAAACAAGTCGGCTTGTATCAGAGTAGGAAAAAAGCCGACTTGTGGTCAGGTAGGAATAGGCTGGCCTCTAGTCAGGTAGGAATTGGCGACTTATGGTTGGATAACATTGGGTCGACTTGTGGATGGGTAGCATCAGGTCAACTTGTGCCCAAGTAAGAGCCAACAGACATATGGCCAAGTAGGATCATGCCAACTTGTGGCTGGGTAGAAACTAGTCGGCGTGTGGTTAGGTAGCATTAGGTCAGCGTGTGGCTAGGTAGGATCAGACCGACTTATGACGAGTAGGAACTAGCCAACTTATGATCGAGTAGTATCAGGCCGACATTTGGGAATGTAAGAACTAGCTGGCTTGATGCCAAGAAGGAACTGGTCGACTTGTGGCTGGGTAGGAACTGGTCGGCTTGTGGTTGGATAACATCAGGTTGACGTATGGTTGGGTAGGAACTATCCAACTTGTGGCCAAGTAGGACCATGTCGGCCTATGGCCAGGTAGGAACTGGCCGGGTAACATAAGGTCGTGTATAGTACACCAACCCCCCAGTCTTTTCATGACTTGAAAGCATGTGAAGAACTTTGATAAAATAGTTATAGTTGGCCTTTGGTTTACGAATCATGATACTGGTAGCAAGTACTCGATAATTGTCTAGTATTGTAGAATAAATGCAaagaaaatcaaagaaaatttgtatctttatcaataaattttcaaGTATAGTAATTGTACTAACGAAGTTGAGTACATCCTAAGAAAATGAGTTACACAAACTACCCTAATCTTCCATGCGTTAAATGTTCTTCCATTCGTCCTCCTCTTAATATTTGTCCTCGATGAATTGATGGTGGTTTTCCTGCAAATAACACTCTGACTCCCAGGTTAGTTGGGTGCATcagataataattaatgttgtaaATATGAACATAAATTATATACCTGACAGGTGTACTATTTATAGGATAATTATGGGTTTGTGGGTCCTTACCTATATGGGCCTAGGTGAGCCCATGACCCATTTATCTCACTAGTCAGTTGTTTGATTAAGAATGTGCTAAATTAAAGAAGAATAGGTCGAGTTACGACTAAGTAGAAACATACCTGCTTGTGGTCGGGTAAGACAATGTCAGCTTGTATCCAGGAAGGAACAAGCTGGCTTTAGGTCAGTTAGGAACTCGTGGCTTGTGACCGAGTAACATCAGGCCGACTTCTGTTTGGGTAGGAACTGACCAACTTCTGACTAGGTAGGATTCCAACTTGTGGCTAGGTAGGAACTAGCCGACTTATGGTCGAGTAACATCATGCCGATGTGTGGCTAGATAAGAATTGACTGGCTTATGGCTAGGTATTGAAGTAACGAGAAACACTAGAAGGGAGGGGTTGAATAATGTTTCTATATATCATTTTTGGAGATGATATTTGACCACCATAGAAATAGATTGGATGATCCTCGTAAGTGACTAAATTCTTAACCTATAAACATTGTGCTAATAGGTATGTTTATAGTCATGGTGTTTAGCTAATCTTCATAGCGTTTAGGAGAAGTAACTCTTAGATGAAGAAATATCCGTTGATAAGCATGCATGTTAGTGATTTACTTTCGGAACATCTGatgtatttgaaaataatatgtttGTAAAGCTAAGACATCACATACaaacattttatattggttcactcaaCTAAGCTTCAACCAGTTCTCCTCTAAGATAACTTAGAGGGTTTCACTAGATTTTCAATGAAGTACATGACTATTTTTACCACTCCTGGTTGTGCTAGTCAAACCTAGTAACCCCTGTTACTCTTACTAGAGCTGAGTATCACCCTGACGGTTCTTGCACTTAGTGTTTTATTTGACATTTCTTATATTCATTTCTtgtgattatatatttttaaacatattatgTGCAGGCTTCTTCTATGTTCTTTAAGCTTATcacttctatttttttatgtagCTCTAGATGTGATCTTGATTTTACTTAGATTTGGCTTGACATATTGATGCTTCTAATGTAGACTTTGTACTCCTAtgttatatttagtttttctttgtGACATTGAGTATTTTTTGTATTCTCTGACTTTTAGTGTTTAGACGTtttataatcattataattttttctttgtgtttgtgctcttttttatttttccatgctattttctttaatgttgtttgttaaagTTCAAAACCAGAGAAGCTTTAGACGATCCtagtctctctctctctctcacgaTCTTGTCTTCACAATTTGGATCAACCCGACTTGTGGCCAAATAACATTAGGTTGTCTAGAGTTCATCACCCCACCAATCTTCTCATGACTTGAAGACATTGAAAGACTTCACTAAAATAGTTGTAGATCACCTTTAGTTTACAAAACATGATACCGATAGTAAGTACCCAATAGTTTACCTGTACTGCAAATTaatgcaaagaaaagaaaaggaaattggaatctttatcaataaaatttcaaGTATATTAATTGTACTTAAAAAGTCGAGTACACTTTGTGGAGCTGAGCTACACGGACTACCCCATTCTTCCATGCGTCAAGTGTTCTTCCTTCTGTCCTCCTCTCAATACTCGTCCTCCATGGATTGATGGTACTGTGCCTGCAAAGGACACTCTAAAGCCCAAGTTAGTCGAATGCGTCAGGTAACAATTAATGTTACAAATATGAACGTAAATAATTTACCTCGATTAATGTactatttataagataattatgAGTTTGTTGGTCATCACCTACATGGGCTTTGGTGGGCCTATGGCCCATTTACTTCATGAGTTAGTGGTCTGATTTAGAATATGTTAAGTTAAAGAATAATATGCTATTAGAGTATGACAAGTCTGGTTAGGGCCAAGTAGGTCGGCTTGTGACCTGGTAGGAATAGGCTGACTTATGTCCAAGTAGGATTAGGCTAACTTGTGCTTGGGTAGGAACTGGCCAGCTTGTGGCCTAATAGGAACTGGCCAGCGACCGTGTAACATCAAGCCATGTATAGTACATTAGTCCCCCAATCTTCTTAGTACTCGATAGTCGTCCTCTACTGTAGTCCAAAtgtaaagaaaaacaaagaaaatttgtatCTTTTTCAATAACCTTTCAAGTATAACAATTATACTTTCAGAGCTGAATACACCCTCAAAAAATGAGTTCCACAAACTACCTCAATCTTCCATGCATCAAGTGTTCTTCCTTCCGACCTTCTCTTTGTACTCGTCCTCCATGGACTAATGGTAGTGTGCCTGTAAAAGACATTCTGATGCCTGAGTTAGTTGACTGTGTCAGATAACAATTAATGTTGTAAATATGAGCGTAAATTATTTACCTCGATGAGTGTACTATTTATAGGATAATTATGGATTTGTAGGTCTTCACCTATATAGGTCTAGGTGGGTCTGTGACCCTTCATGAATCAGTTGTTTGACTCAGAATTgctaagttaaaaaataatatgccATTAGAATATGATAGGTCGGGTTAGAACCAAGTAGAAATAGGTTGGCTTGTATCTAGATAAAAACTGGTAAGCTTGTGGCTGGATAGCATAAGGCTGAGTTGTGATCAGGTAGGAACTGACAGACTTGTAGCTAAATAGAAGCTGACAAGTTTGTGATCGAGAAGAAACTAACTAACTTATACTTGGATAGGATCAGACTAATTTGTGGTCGAATAAAAATTGACTTACTTGTAACCGTGTAGTATAtgtattaaatacatttttatttttagatgaggatttatttcaaaagtaaaagattaaataaattatttattatgtactACGTTTATATTTTCATCctattattttattctgttaagttaaaatataattgttgttataatttttctatttttttatacgctattaatatatgtatattaattttagttttaagacAGGCTTATTTATATAACTCATTgatattttatgtgattttctttaaatttcagattttattttaagaaatttaaatttaatataaaacggATTTAGAATGAtcatttaaagaaaacttttttGAAGAGAAAACATCTCAAAAATATTCGCTTAAAATGCCAAATGAAATCTGTGAGAATACATATGGGTGTAACATAGTACCAGGACTTTCTGCGTTGCACCATTATtgtcaataattatatttaaataaccaTATAATAGCATACCGAATAATTTGAATTGCTATTTAATCAGAATATCAGTGTAATTGGTGAACTGGACGGACACCCACCTAGCCTTTTAATAgcatttaaatttatcttttcaatataatattaattattttttgtttaaaaaatatattaataacatttaaaatcttttctttcttgttacCGGATTCACGGAACCAAGAACTAATTTTACTGACAACTATACGATTATCagtataattatatatacataaatgttatataacttcctttaattattatatgtttttaatggtGGACCTTcattgtatttaatattatcaaCCTTTTAGTTTTCGTTTATAACATGTAAGAAAAGGTAGCGGATGGTAGTGGTTAAAAGGGGGTTTATATAGAACATGAATCTAACATTATTAGGctcttatatattatactataacaagtgaaaagatttaaatatatttttaatcatttaaatttgatgtaaatttaaaattatctttatttcaaattttaatatagtttttaattatcaaatattgtatataaataaatatagtctTTCGAATTTAACTgagttaaattttttgaatatatCAAATGAGACtgatatttgagttttttttttttgtaatttttaattatttttttcttaaatgttaGTTTGAAAAAGTCTTTTAACatgtaaaagaaatttaatgttattagataattaaattaaaataattatatttatttatttttaaaatttagaaaataaaatatattaagattagGATACAATACGTGTAAGacaattaattacaaatatatttaactctctataataaatatattaataaactgagaaaagaaaaacaaaatgactaattatataatatttataaatctcATTCTAATTAACTCAAaacttttcattaatatttggtttgtttcattttagaacatgaagaaaaaaaaaaagtgaatgaagattcaatattgattattatattagaGAAAAGATAGGtaatctcatatatatatatatatatatatatatatatatatatatatatatatatatatatatataatataaataattgaagagaaaaacatttttaatattttcgtaAATGGTTTATGCAAACAAACTTAGTATACAAGTCTTAAAGAGATTAAATTCATTTTCAGAGAAGAAAGGTGAATCACTAAGGATTACTTAAATACCAAGTTTTACTTAGCCAAAGTTAACTTTAAGTCCTCTTATACCCTAATTCTTAAAGGGATTTAGACTTGAAATAGACTAGACAAACATTAAGCTACCATAATTAAGGAAAACACATAAATCTAAAGTTATACAGTCTAAGGTTAAGCTAGAAGGAACTTTGGTTCCCTCACACTTAAACCAACTAAAAGCGCaaagaaataaaagttaaaGGCTCTTGTTAAGAGATGAAATTGAGCACCAAAGACTCCCTTAAGATACCTAACAAAAACCAAATTACAACTAAAATGAAATACACACAAATTTAAGCTTACCATAAGGTCTCCTCTACCTAGGATGCTACCTCAAGGTTTTGTGTTGGCTCTCCAAAGGAACCTCACTGTTTTGGTTTACCAAAGAAACCTACATCACAAGATAACACCACAAAGCGAAATAGAGTATAAGGATAAAGCAAGAAAATGTCTAAAATGAACAAAGACTCTTCCaaaagaagtttatatggacaAAGccaagattaattaggagacaagaaagaaaataaattgcaAGAAAGAATAGTtaggaaaacaaaagaaattaccTAAAGAAAGACACTAGAATAGACcataaaaaccaaaaactaCTAGAAAACACAagatactttttttcttttgcaagcTTTGATCAAATGGTACACTATGGACATactttttagattaatttttctattgGATAAAGCATTTTGTACATGAAAAATAGCAGCCAATATCAACATACAAGTGTTCACAAAGTTGGTGGAAATGGTACTTATATATGCCTTTTGCTTTTACTTTTTGTTCTTACTTTTTGTACTTTTtgtctactttttcttttataccttttgtctcttattttctttgaaattttcaGCATACACACCTAATCAGACCCCAAATTTGGAATGTTTCAAAGGTTTTTAGAGAGCACATAAACTTATAGTACCAAAATGAAGAAAACCTACTAGAATCAAGTATAACATGAATcacaaaaaattacataatgAAAATCTAACTCTATGAACTTGTTCATGATCTAACAACAAATATGAActcaaatatgtaaaataaaagcACTCAAAGACACACACATAAAACTATTTTcggaaaaaaattgaatacatatttttgtgatttttcaaAGCTCAACTAAGAAGTAATGACATATAAAGGACTAGACAAGACTCTAGATAACTTGGATGGATTAAAACTCAAAACGACCAAACCAAAAGACGAATaaagattccataaaaattaaGAACGCGATTTCCAACACATTTAAGAGCATTTAGAAGGCACAAAACAGTAGACAAAACTACCAAAAATGAACAAATGATATATAGGAACCTCTGACCTAGATGTAGTTTAACTTTCAAAATCGTCACATTTTATTGCCAAAACAAATGATAGATTGAAAAACACAACAAGACAAGTAAGGAAATAACATCAACAACACAGAACAATAAAGGATAGATAAGGACAAAAAGCCTTAACTTTTCAAGAACCAAAGCTCTAATACTAAATGATAGAAAATCTCctagctaggttgggccaaagctatGCAATGAAGATGGTCCCGTGAAAATATTTGGTGCAGAAAATGGTGGGGAAAGGGTTTGAGGTTGTGCAAGTTAGGATGGCTAAGGGTGAGGAGTTCATGGACTTAGGTAGTTTGATGGTGATGATGCAGTGTTTGGTGACTCAAAGGAAGGTTAGGTCAACTCTAAGAGGAAGGTTACTAGAGAAAGGTTACTAGAGGGGCCTCATGAGTTGCTCTAGTCttgatgtttattattttagttcacCCATACTTGTTTCTTGTGGTGGTTCGTTGTTATTGCGATGATCATAT harbors:
- the LOC108347483 gene encoding tubulin beta-9 chain, coding for MREILHIQGGQCGNQIGAKFWEVVCAEHGIDPTGRYGGDSELQLERINVYYNEASCGRFVPRAVLMDLEPGTMDSVRSGPYGQIFRPDNFVFGQSGAGNNWAKGHYTEGAELIDSVLDVVRKEAENCDCLQGFQVCHSLGGGTGSGMGTLLISKIREEYPDRMMLTFSVFPSPKVSDTVVEPYNATLSVHQLVENADECMVLDNEALYDICFRTLKLTTPSFGDLNHLISATMSGVTCCLRFPGQLNSDLRKLAVNLIPFPRLHFFMVGFAPLTSRGSQQYRALSVPELTQQMWDAKNMMCAADPRHGRYLTASAMFRGKMSTKEVDEQMINVQNKNSSYFVEWIPNNVKSTVCDIPPTGLKMASTFIGNSTSIQEMFRRVSEQFTAMFRRKAFLHWYTGEGMDEMEFTEAESNMNDLVSEYQQYQDATAEDDEYEEEEEEEEYNAHEI
- the LOC108346903 gene encoding lectin-like protein LEC, with product MAAPSTSNYFRVFTFSILFFKTLAFDPIPLFSYAEFGKDLKFKPNVALYGNAKVFNDGSGIHFSGSGSSDTGRVMYKKPIKLFQGKPRQLVSISTYFAFSISPDMGGGLAFVMVPKGSVSDVFYQSSSGLNDRNFEVIAVEFSASEGGRNGVSSACNVTINVGGSVVAKISNKLALTSGENMHAWIDYEASSRRLEVRLSQHGKSRPSVPLLWRSIDLSNVLKENEMFAGFSSVKGNYSQACFLYSWSFVLRSFPHSMHSEPLDPKVFVKSTESPVVKQRSDCFLRVLAAMIFGTGCGALTAFIVLYLWTIFGNKRAVVPEETVMQPVDVEYRKVKIVVDKTIQDSKN